Proteins from a single region of Palaemon carinicauda isolate YSFRI2023 chromosome 1, ASM3689809v2, whole genome shotgun sequence:
- the LOC137652835 gene encoding piggyBac transposable element-derived protein 2-like, which yields MSSGKKSLTVNEILAELEKEDIAADVFIEPADDGLTDEDSADEDQGGLIDNLSGKQLDAAGEAALPNGVRLGNLGEDLENYDDSSYCFKTPKWTRKATFSSPKPIFPEANYSQYRNLSPCELFELFFDEEVFRLIIEQSALYARYKGEISFSTNEKELKVFLGILLLSGIVPVPSRRLYWKNSPVTRNEAVYSAMRRNRFDKIMQFIHLADNTNLDDSDKYAKLRPLIRLLSTRFLSHFQPEQHLSHDEAMVEYFGRHGCKQCIRNKPIRFGYKVWCLNTDASYLVSFDLYQGKIYEGNSYEEKAFGKCGATVLKNIKSLPDDKIQLPYSYYFDNLFTSFPLLQHLSEQNYTATGTIRDNRLKKCPLKAVSEMKKEKKGNIRLHHR from the exons atgagttcaggcaaaaa gtctctgactgtcaatgaaatactagcagagttagagaaagaagatattgctgcagatgtttttattgagcctgctgatgatggtctgactgacgaagattctgctgatgaagatcaaggtggtctaattgataatctctctggtaaacaattagatgctgcaggtgaagcagctcttccaaatggagttcggcttggaaatttaggagaggacttggagaactatgatgactctagttattgcttcaaaactccaaagtggactagaaaggcaacattttcttcaccaaaaccaatttttcctgaggcgaattacagtcaataccggaacttatcaccatgtgaattattcgaattgttttttgatgaggaagttttcagattgataatagaacagtcagctctttatgctcgttacaagggagaaatttccttctcaacaaatgaaaaagaactaaaggttttccttggcatattacttttatctggcattgttccagttccatcacggagactttactggaagaattctccagtgactagaaatgaggcagtgtattctgcaatgagaaggaacagatttgataaaataatgcagttcatacatttagcagataatactaatcttgatgattcagataaatatgctaaactccgtcccctgataaggctactttccactcgatttttgtctcattttcaaccagagcagcatctatctcatgacgaggcaatggttgaatattttggcCGCCATGGATGCAAGCAGTGTATTCGAAACAAACCAATACGCTTTGGTTATAAAGTTTGGTGCCTGAATACTGATGCAAGCTATTTAGTAAGCTTTGACTTATACCAAGGTAAAATATATGAAGGTAATTCATATGAGGAGAAAGCGTTTGGCAAATGtggagccactgttctgaaaaatataaagtcattgccagatgataaaatacaactcccatacagctattactttgataacctttttacctcttttcctcttctccaacacctgagtgagcaaaactatactgctacgggaacaataagagacaataggctgaaaaaatgccctttgaaagcagtttctgagatgaaaaaagaaaaaaaggggaacatcagacttcatcatagataa